The following are encoded in a window of Pseudomonas graminis genomic DNA:
- a CDS encoding ribonucleoside-diphosphate reductase subunit alpha → MQTDTTRENPQATAPQTGATQQDLSATAPGQLRVIKRNGTVVAYTDDKITVAITKAFLAVEGGTAAASSRIHDTVARLTEQVSATFKRRMPSGGTIHIEEIQDQVELALMRAGEQKVARDYVIYRNERSKERAGRTAGETPVQAHPSIRITAKDGSLAPLDMGRLNTIVTEACEGLAEVDADLIQSETLKNLYDGVALTDVNTALVMTARTLVEREPNYSFVTARLLMDTLRAEGLGFLGVAESATHHEMVDLYAKALPAYVEKGIQFELLNPVLAEFDLEKLGKAINHERDQQFTYLGLQTLYDRYFIHKDGIRFELPQIFFMRVAMGLAIEEKAREDRAIEFYNLLSSFDYMASTPTLFNAGTLRPQLSSCYLTTVPDDLSGIYHAIHDNAMLSKFAGGLGNDWTPVRALGSYIKGTNGKSQGVVPFLKVVNDTAVAVNQGGKRKGAVCAYLETWHMDIEEFIELRKNTGDDRRRTHDMNTANWIPDLFMKRVFDDGKWTLFSPSEVPDLHDLTGKAFEERYEYYEALTEYPGKVKLFKTIQAKDLWRKMLSMLFETGHPWLTFKDPCNLRSPQQHVGVVHSSNLCTEITLNTNKDEIAVCNLGSINLPNHIVDGKLDTDKLKRTIDVAVRMLDNVIDINYYSVPQAKNSNFRHRPVGLGIMGFQDALYLQHIPYGSDAAVEFADRSMEAVSYYAIQASCDLADERGAYETFQGSLWSKGILPLDSQQILIEQRGQKYIDVDLEESLDWAPVRARVQKGIRNSNIMAIAPTATIANITGVSQSIEPTYQNLYVKSNLSGEFTVINPYLVRDLKARDLWDSVMINDLKYYDGSVQQIERIPQELKDLYATAFEVDTKWIVDAASRRQKWIDQAQSLNLYIAGASGKKLDVTYRMAWYRGLKTTYYLRALAATSTEKSTINTGKLNAVSSGGHGPDDSAITAPRPAEAAPAGPAPVPKACAIDEPDCEACQ, encoded by the coding sequence ATGCAAACCGACACAACTCGCGAGAATCCGCAGGCCACCGCGCCGCAGACAGGTGCGACCCAGCAGGACCTGTCCGCCACCGCGCCGGGTCAGCTGCGTGTGATCAAGCGTAACGGCACTGTCGTTGCGTACACCGATGACAAGATCACCGTCGCCATCACCAAGGCCTTTCTCGCAGTTGAAGGCGGCACCGCTGCCGCTTCGTCGCGTATCCACGACACCGTTGCGCGCCTGACCGAACAGGTCTCCGCGACCTTCAAGCGCCGCATGCCGTCGGGCGGCACCATCCACATCGAAGAAATCCAGGATCAGGTCGAACTGGCGCTGATGCGCGCCGGCGAGCAGAAAGTTGCCCGCGACTACGTGATCTACCGCAACGAGCGCTCCAAGGAGCGTGCCGGTCGCACCGCTGGCGAAACCCCGGTGCAAGCGCACCCGTCGATTCGCATCACCGCCAAAGACGGCAGCCTCGCGCCGCTGGACATGGGCCGCCTGAACACCATCGTCACTGAAGCGTGTGAAGGCCTGGCCGAAGTCGATGCCGACCTGATCCAGAGCGAAACCCTGAAGAACCTGTACGACGGCGTTGCGCTGACCGACGTCAACACCGCACTGGTCATGACCGCGCGTACCCTGGTCGAGCGTGAGCCGAACTACTCGTTCGTCACCGCCCGCCTGCTGATGGACACCCTGCGTGCCGAAGGCCTGGGTTTCCTCGGTGTCGCCGAAAGCGCCACCCACCACGAAATGGTCGACCTGTACGCCAAGGCGCTGCCGGCTTACGTCGAGAAAGGCATCCAGTTCGAACTGCTGAACCCTGTGCTGGCCGAATTCGACCTGGAAAAACTGGGTAAGGCGATCAACCACGAGCGCGATCAGCAGTTCACCTACCTGGGCCTGCAGACCCTGTACGACCGTTATTTCATACATAAAGACGGCATCCGTTTCGAACTGCCGCAGATCTTCTTCATGCGTGTGGCCATGGGCCTGGCGATCGAAGAGAAAGCCCGCGAAGACCGCGCCATCGAGTTCTACAACCTGTTGTCGTCCTTCGACTACATGGCCTCGACCCCGACACTGTTCAACGCCGGCACCCTGCGTCCACAGCTGTCGAGCTGCTACCTGACCACCGTTCCGGATGACCTGTCGGGCATTTACCACGCCATCCACGACAACGCCATGCTGTCCAAATTCGCTGGCGGTCTGGGCAACGACTGGACCCCGGTTCGCGCGCTGGGCTCTTACATCAAGGGCACCAACGGCAAATCCCAGGGCGTCGTGCCGTTCCTGAAAGTCGTGAACGACACCGCCGTAGCAGTGAACCAGGGCGGCAAGCGCAAAGGCGCTGTCTGTGCGTACCTGGAAACCTGGCACATGGACATCGAAGAGTTCATTGAGCTGCGCAAGAACACCGGTGATGATCGTCGTCGTACCCACGACATGAACACCGCCAACTGGATCCCTGACCTGTTCATGAAGCGTGTCTTCGACGACGGCAAATGGACCCTGTTCTCGCCGTCCGAAGTCCCTGATCTGCACGACCTCACCGGTAAAGCCTTCGAAGAGCGCTACGAGTACTATGAAGCGCTGACCGAGTACCCGGGCAAGGTCAAGCTGTTCAAGACCATTCAGGCCAAAGACCTGTGGCGCAAAATGCTGTCCATGCTGTTCGAAACCGGCCACCCATGGCTGACGTTCAAGGACCCGTGCAACCTGCGCAGCCCACAGCAGCACGTCGGCGTGGTTCACAGCTCAAACCTGTGCACCGAGATCACCCTGAACACCAACAAGGACGAGATCGCGGTCTGCAACCTGGGCTCGATCAACCTGCCGAACCACATCGTCGACGGCAAGCTGGACACCGACAAGCTCAAGCGCACCATCGACGTTGCCGTGCGCATGCTCGATAACGTAATCGACATCAACTACTACTCGGTGCCGCAAGCGAAGAACTCCAACTTCCGTCACCGTCCGGTCGGTCTGGGCATCATGGGCTTCCAGGACGCGCTGTACCTGCAGCACATTCCTTACGGTTCCGATGCGGCCGTGGAATTTGCCGACCGCTCGATGGAAGCCGTCAGCTACTACGCGATCCAGGCGTCCTGCGATCTGGCGGACGAGCGCGGTGCCTACGAGACGTTCCAGGGTTCGCTGTGGTCCAAAGGCATCCTGCCGCTGGATTCGCAACAGATCCTGATCGAGCAGCGTGGCCAGAAGTACATCGACGTCGACCTGGAAGAAAGCCTGGACTGGGCGCCTGTGCGTGCTCGCGTTCAGAAAGGCATTCGTAACTCGAACATCATGGCCATCGCACCGACCGCGACCATCGCCAACATCACCGGCGTGTCGCAGTCGATCGAACCGACTTACCAGAACCTGTACGTGAAATCGAACCTCTCGGGCGAATTCACCGTGATCAACCCGTACCTGGTTCGCGACCTGAAAGCCCGCGACCTGTGGGACTCGGTCATGATCAACGACCTGAAGTACTACGACGGTTCGGTGCAGCAGATCGAGCGCATCCCGCAGGAGTTGAAAGACCTCTACGCGACCGCGTTCGAAGTGGACACCAAGTGGATCGTTGACGCGGCCAGCCGTCGTCAGAAGTGGATCGACCAAGCCCAGTCGCTGAACCTGTACATCGCCGGCGCCTCGGGCAAGAAGCTGGACGTGACCTACCGCATGGCCTGGTACCGTGGTTTGAAAACCACTTACTACCTCCGTGCCCTGGCCGCGACCAGCACCGAGAAGTCGACCATCAACACCGGCAAGCTGAACGCCGTTTCCAGCGGTGGCCACGGCCCGGACGACTCGGCGATCACCGCCCCGCGCCCAGCCGAAGCGGCACCGGCCGGTCCAGCGCCAGTGCCAAAAGCCTGCGCGATTGACGAGCCGGACTGCGAAGCCTGCCAGTAA
- a CDS encoding YhfG family protein yields MPAASLESKKAYCAKTRRSNYAASLRLEGFESSPADSERRLPSREELLTSYRKKQA; encoded by the coding sequence ATGCCAGCTGCCTCGCTAGAGTCCAAAAAAGCCTACTGCGCCAAAACGCGCCGCTCCAACTACGCCGCCAGCCTGCGTCTGGAAGGTTTCGAGAGCTCGCCCGCCGACTCCGAACGCCGCCTGCCCTCCCGGGAAGAGCTGCTCACCAGCTACCGCAAAAAACAGGCCTGA
- a CDS encoding dicarboxylate/amino acid:cation symporter, with translation MTTRQPIYKSLYAQVIVAIIVGIALGHWYPETAVTLKPLGDGFIKLIKMVIAPIIFCTVVSGIAGMQSMKSVGKTGGYALLYFEIVSTISLIIGLIVVNVVQPGAGMNIDVSTLDASKVAAYVTAGKDQSIVGFILNVIPNTIVGAFANGDILQVLMFSVIFGFALHRLGAYGKPILDFIDRFAHVMFNIINMIMKLAPIGALGAMAFTIGAYGVSSLVQLGQLMLCFYITCLLFVLLVLGSIAKAHGFSILKLIKYIREELLIVLGTSSSESALPRMLIKMERLGAKKSVVGLVIPTGYSFNLDGTSIYLTMAAVFIAQATNTHMDITHQVTLLLVLLLSSKGAAGVTGSGFIVLAATLSAVGHLPVAGLALILGIDRFMSEARALTNLCGNAVATLVVAKWVGELDVPQMQAELASGGRAIDNTAPTDDLGVTETAPTPVVRS, from the coding sequence ATGACGACTCGTCAGCCCATCTATAAATCCCTGTACGCCCAGGTGATCGTCGCGATCATCGTCGGTATCGCCCTCGGCCACTGGTATCCCGAAACTGCCGTAACCCTCAAACCGCTGGGTGACGGGTTCATCAAACTGATCAAAATGGTCATTGCGCCGATCATCTTCTGCACCGTCGTCAGCGGCATCGCTGGCATGCAGAGCATGAAATCCGTGGGCAAGACCGGCGGCTACGCGCTGCTCTACTTCGAAATCGTTTCGACCATCTCGCTGATCATCGGCCTGATCGTGGTCAACGTCGTCCAGCCGGGCGCTGGCATGAACATCGACGTGTCCACCCTTGACGCCTCCAAAGTCGCGGCCTACGTGACCGCCGGTAAAGACCAGAGCATCGTCGGCTTCATCCTCAACGTTATCCCGAACACCATCGTCGGCGCGTTCGCCAACGGCGACATTCTGCAAGTGCTGATGTTCTCGGTGATCTTCGGTTTCGCCCTGCATCGCCTGGGCGCCTACGGCAAGCCGATCCTGGATTTCATTGATCGCTTCGCCCACGTCATGTTCAACATCATCAACATGATCATGAAGCTCGCCCCGATCGGCGCGCTGGGTGCCATGGCGTTCACCATCGGTGCTTACGGCGTGAGCTCGCTGGTGCAATTGGGTCAGCTGATGCTGTGCTTCTACATCACCTGCCTGCTGTTCGTGCTGCTGGTGCTGGGCTCCATCGCCAAAGCCCACGGCTTCAGCATCCTCAAGCTGATCAAGTACATCCGCGAAGAGCTGCTGATCGTGCTGGGTACGTCGTCGTCCGAGTCGGCGCTGCCACGCATGCTGATCAAGATGGAGCGTCTGGGCGCGAAGAAATCCGTCGTAGGCCTCGTCATTCCGACCGGTTACTCGTTCAACCTCGACGGTACCTCGATCTACCTGACCATGGCTGCGGTGTTTATCGCTCAGGCCACCAACACCCACATGGACATTACCCATCAGGTCACCCTGTTGCTGGTGCTGCTGCTGTCGTCCAAAGGTGCGGCAGGCGTGACTGGCTCGGGCTTCATCGTGCTGGCCGCGACACTGTCGGCCGTAGGCCATCTGCCGGTGGCCGGTCTGGCGCTGATCCTGGGTATCGACCGCTTCATGTCCGAAGCCCGCGCCTTGACCAACCTCTGCGGTAACGCCGTGGCAACCCTGGTTGTCGCCAAGTGGGTCGGCGAGCTGGACGTTCCGCAAATGCAAGCCGAGCTGGCTTCCGGCGGTCGTGCCATCGACAACACCGCGCCGACTGACGACTTGGGTGTGACCGAAACGGCGCCAACCCCTGTTGTACGTTCGTAA
- a CDS encoding response regulator transcription factor encodes MKLLVVEDEALLRHHLQTRLTESGHVVEAVGNAEEALYQAGQFNHDLAVIDLGLPGVGGLDLIRQLRVQNKAFPILILTARGNWQDKVEGLAAGADDYVVKPFQFEELEARLNALLRRSSGFTHSTIVAGPLSLDLNRKQASLDEQPLALTAYEYRILEYLMRHHQQVVPKERLMEQLYPDDDERDPNVIEVLVGRLRRKLEAPAGFKPIDTVRGLGYLFTERCT; translated from the coding sequence ATGAAATTGCTGGTTGTCGAAGATGAAGCCCTGCTGCGTCACCACCTACAGACCCGTCTGACCGAAAGCGGTCACGTCGTCGAAGCGGTGGGCAACGCCGAGGAAGCGCTGTATCAGGCGGGCCAGTTCAACCACGATCTGGCGGTCATCGACCTGGGCCTGCCGGGTGTGGGCGGTCTCGACCTGATCCGTCAGCTGCGCGTGCAGAACAAGGCGTTCCCGATCCTCATCCTGACCGCGCGCGGTAATTGGCAGGACAAAGTCGAAGGCCTGGCCGCCGGCGCCGACGACTACGTGGTCAAGCCGTTCCAGTTCGAAGAACTCGAAGCGCGCCTCAACGCCTTGCTGCGACGCTCCAGTGGTTTCACCCACTCGACCATCGTCGCCGGCCCGCTGAGCCTCGATCTCAACCGCAAGCAGGCGTCCCTGGACGAACAGCCCCTGGCGCTGACCGCCTACGAATACCGGATTCTCGAATACCTCATGCGCCACCACCAGCAAGTGGTCCCCAAAGAGCGCCTGATGGAGCAGCTCTACCCCGATGACGACGAGCGCGATCCGAATGTGATCGAAGTGCTGGTCGGTCGGCTGCGGCGCAAGCTCGAAGCGCCCGCCGGGTTCAAGCCGATCGACACCGTGCGCGGCCTGGGCTACCTGTTCACCGAGCGCTGTACATGA
- the fhuF gene encoding siderophore-iron reductase FhuF, protein MFQPGLAASAGGRLMFDDALAGFARTMVVDEMRPVSTLTELLRDEGLDRLLLKVYGPKLVKDQLPVLVSQWMKYYAMQLIPPVVVASLAHGAGWPLGLDRLSFALHERGYLDGVRFHGDVMEVSVSENPFERFAPLLENLQQVIERLSAYGDVPAAVLWGNAGDYLETCSRQLSAGSDVSVVAGYGLLRERLRPDGRRNPLFNAVTYIEEQDGQSIRRRRTCCLSYRVEWVGRCEHCPLGMAARKSVDQRAPS, encoded by the coding sequence GTGTTTCAGCCTGGCCTGGCCGCGTCAGCAGGGGGACGCTTGATGTTCGACGATGCGCTGGCCGGGTTTGCTCGCACGATGGTGGTCGATGAAATGCGGCCTGTGTCGACGTTGACCGAGCTGTTGCGGGATGAGGGTCTGGATCGCCTGCTGCTGAAGGTGTATGGGCCGAAACTGGTGAAGGACCAGTTGCCGGTGCTGGTGTCGCAGTGGATGAAGTACTACGCCATGCAGCTGATTCCGCCGGTGGTGGTGGCGAGTCTGGCCCATGGCGCGGGGTGGCCGCTAGGGCTGGACCGCCTGAGTTTCGCCCTGCACGAACGGGGCTATCTGGATGGGGTGCGGTTTCACGGGGACGTTATGGAGGTGTCGGTTTCGGAAAATCCGTTCGAGCGGTTTGCGCCGCTGCTGGAGAATCTGCAGCAGGTGATTGAACGCTTGAGTGCCTACGGTGATGTGCCGGCGGCCGTGCTGTGGGGCAACGCCGGGGATTATCTGGAGACCTGCTCGCGGCAGCTGTCTGCGGGGAGCGACGTTTCCGTTGTTGCGGGGTATGGGCTGTTGCGTGAAAGGCTCAGGCCGGATGGGCGACGCAATCCGCTGTTCAATGCGGTCACTTATATAGAAGAGCAGGACGGGCAATCCATTCGGCGGCGACGCACCTGTTGTCTAAGTTATCGGGTGGAGTGGGTGGGGCGGTGTGAGCATTGCCCGCTGGGTATGGCGGCCAGAAAATCAGTGGATCAACGGGCGCCTTCGTGA
- a CDS encoding ATP-binding protein yields the protein MIRSLRLRLMLGAATLAVIFMLLMLPALQSAFSLALESSIEKRLASDVTTLISAARVEDDHLLMPSLLPGEQFALPDSRLLGYIYNRAGKLVWRSRATEDEAIDYQPRYDGRGNEFAKIRQPNGDEFFVYDVEIKLLGGRNAAFSIVALQPVREYQETISGLRQKLYLGFGGALLVLLILLWGGLTWGLRALRGMSQELDQVEAGSRESLSEEHPSELLRLTDSLNRLLSSEREQRIRYRDSLDDLAHSLKTPLAVLQGVSEQIAKRPEDLEQARILQSQIERMSQQISYQLQRASLRKSGLVRYHVALKPVVQSLCNTLEKVYRDKRVNVVLDLPDNCQVQMEEGALLEMLGNLLENAYRLCLGEVRVSWRSSMMGDELCIEDDGPGVPESQRARILERGERLDTQNPGQGIGLAVVKDIIESYGAQLTLGDSELGGAAFRIRFAI from the coding sequence ATGATTCGTTCGCTGCGCCTGCGTCTGATGCTGGGCGCCGCGACCCTGGCCGTCATCTTCATGCTGCTGATGCTGCCGGCGCTGCAAAGCGCCTTCAGCCTGGCGCTGGAAAGCTCCATCGAAAAACGCCTGGCGTCGGACGTCACCACACTGATCTCTGCCGCCCGTGTCGAAGACGACCACCTGCTGATGCCGTCGTTATTGCCCGGCGAACAATTCGCCCTGCCCGACAGCCGCTTGCTCGGCTACATCTATAACCGCGCCGGCAAACTGGTGTGGCGCTCCCGGGCCACCGAAGACGAAGCCATCGACTACCAGCCCCGCTACGACGGCCGCGGCAACGAATTCGCGAAGATCCGCCAACCCAACGGCGACGAGTTCTTCGTCTACGACGTCGAAATCAAACTGCTCGGCGGGCGCAATGCCGCCTTCAGCATCGTCGCGCTGCAACCGGTGCGCGAATACCAGGAAACCATCTCCGGCCTGCGCCAGAAACTCTACCTGGGCTTCGGCGGCGCGCTGCTGGTTTTGTTGATTCTGCTGTGGGGCGGGCTGACCTGGGGCCTGCGGGCGCTGCGGGGCATGAGTCAGGAGCTGGATCAGGTCGAGGCCGGCTCGCGGGAAAGCCTCAGCGAAGAACACCCCAGCGAACTGCTGCGCCTGACCGACTCGCTCAACCGCCTGCTGAGCAGCGAACGCGAACAGCGCATTCGTTACCGCGACTCCCTCGACGATCTCGCCCACAGCCTGAAAACCCCGCTGGCCGTGTTGCAGGGCGTCAGCGAGCAAATCGCCAAACGACCGGAAGACCTGGAGCAGGCGCGGATTCTGCAATCGCAGATCGAGCGCATGAGCCAGCAGATCAGTTATCAACTGCAGCGCGCCAGCCTGCGTAAAAGCGGGCTGGTGCGTTATCACGTGGCCTTGAAACCTGTGGTGCAGAGCCTGTGCAACACGCTGGAAAAGGTCTACCGCGACAAGCGCGTCAACGTCGTGCTCGACCTGCCAGACAATTGCCAGGTCCAAATGGAAGAGGGCGCCTTGCTGGAAATGCTCGGCAACCTGCTGGAAAACGCCTACCGCCTGTGCCTCGGCGAGGTACGCGTGAGCTGGCGGTCATCGATGATGGGCGACGAGTTGTGCATCGAAGACGACGGCCCGGGTGTTCCGGAAAGCCAGCGCGCACGGATTCTCGAACGCGGCGAGCGACTGGACACGCAGAACCCGGGGCAGGGCATCGGTCTGGCGGTGGTCAAGGACATCATCGAAAGCTACGGCGCGCAGCTGACCCTGGGTGACTCGGAACTGGGCGGCGCGGCGTTCCGCATTCGGTTCGCGATCTAA
- a CDS encoding 4'-phosphopantetheinyl transferase family protein — MTRPSTLPDCCPALTAHWPLPHGLADVVLVSSRFDPQKLIDGDFQRCLIEPPASIQRSVAKRQTEFLAGRLCAREAMRQLDGRSHVPLIGEDRAPVWPEDVTGSITHSTGWAAAIVARKADWRGLGLDVEQLMSNERAVRLAGEILTPAEMQRLNAGPEHQAATLVTLTFSLKESLFKALYPIVLKRFYFEDAELLEWSDDGNARLRLKIDLSAEWHNGKELDAQFSVQDGQLLSLVAIRG; from the coding sequence ATGACTCGACCCTCGACACTTCCCGACTGTTGCCCCGCCCTCACCGCTCACTGGCCCCTGCCCCATGGGCTGGCGGATGTGGTGTTGGTGAGCAGTCGGTTCGATCCGCAAAAGCTCATCGACGGCGATTTCCAGCGCTGCCTCATCGAGCCGCCCGCCTCCATTCAGCGCTCGGTGGCCAAGCGGCAGACGGAGTTTCTTGCCGGTCGCTTGTGCGCCCGTGAGGCGATGCGACAGTTGGACGGCCGCTCCCATGTCCCGCTGATCGGCGAGGACCGCGCGCCGGTCTGGCCGGAAGACGTCACCGGTTCGATCACCCACAGCACCGGCTGGGCCGCCGCGATCGTTGCGCGCAAAGCGGACTGGCGCGGGCTGGGCCTGGACGTCGAACAGTTGATGAGCAACGAGCGCGCCGTGCGCCTGGCCGGTGAGATTCTGACTCCGGCGGAAATGCAGCGACTGAACGCCGGGCCCGAACATCAAGCGGCCACACTCGTCACCCTGACCTTTTCCCTGAAAGAAAGCCTGTTCAAGGCGCTCTACCCCATCGTGCTCAAGCGCTTCTATTTCGAAGACGCCGAGTTGCTGGAATGGTCAGACGACGGCAACGCGCGGCTGCGGCTGAAAATCGATCTGTCGGCGGAATGGCACAACGGCAAGGAGCTGGACGCGCAGTTCAGCGTGCAGGATGGGCAACTGTTGAGTCTGGTGGCAATTCGGGGCTGA
- a CDS encoding ATP-binding protein, producing MHSIFLRIYGGMLGVLVLVALLGVLTLHLVNAVRADQYREQLAHGTFTLMADNLRGMNDIERTRALAVWERLLGIPLTLETAEHAHLDGSARSRLSRGQVVVEQTGPHAARVFREVEPALSGNPSSGLLLTGEVRQISEQLARATIFLLLDELVRLPVDEQPARLEALHQSKGFGFDMQLIRLEKLDVDDDQRRRIDEGDTVMALGKGGDSIRVLSGVGETPWVLEIGPLFQMNPYPPELLILITFLGLCLIGLVVYLLVRRLEHRLRGLEAAATQIAQGSLETRVPAAGADSVGRLASAFNGMAEHLQRSLMIQRELVRAVSHELRTPVARLRFGLEMINDATTPEARHKYMVGMDSDIQDLDKLVDEMLTYARLEQGAPTLNFQRIDLDALIDQVIAELAPLRPHISVRRGDCVDALHRIGSDETHWVEAEPRYLHRALQNLVSNAMRHAESEVRIGYQMSEARCRIDIEDDGPGVPESAWERIFTPFMRLDDSRTRASGGHGLGLSIVRRIIHWHGGRALIGRSQTLGGACFSLAWPRQQGDA from the coding sequence ATGCATTCCATCTTCCTGCGTATTTATGGCGGCATGCTCGGCGTTCTGGTGCTGGTGGCGTTGCTGGGCGTGCTGACCCTGCATCTGGTCAACGCCGTGCGCGCCGATCAGTACCGCGAACAACTGGCCCACGGCACCTTCACCCTGATGGCCGACAATCTGCGGGGCATGAATGACATTGAACGCACCCGCGCCCTCGCCGTGTGGGAACGCTTGCTGGGCATTCCACTGACGCTGGAAACCGCCGAGCACGCGCATCTGGATGGCAGCGCCCGCAGCCGGTTGAGTCGCGGGCAGGTGGTGGTCGAACAGACCGGCCCCCATGCCGCGCGTGTGTTTCGGGAGGTCGAGCCGGCGCTGTCGGGCAATCCGTCCAGCGGCTTGCTGCTGACCGGCGAGGTGCGGCAGATCAGCGAGCAGCTGGCCCGCGCGACGATCTTTCTGTTGCTCGACGAGCTGGTGCGTCTGCCGGTCGATGAGCAGCCGGCGCGGCTGGAAGCCTTGCACCAGAGCAAGGGGTTCGGCTTCGACATGCAGCTGATCCGGCTGGAAAAGCTGGATGTCGATGACGACCAGCGTCGGCGCATCGACGAGGGCGACACGGTGATGGCGCTGGGCAAGGGCGGCGATTCGATCCGCGTGCTGTCCGGCGTCGGTGAAACCCCGTGGGTACTGGAGATCGGTCCACTGTTCCAGATGAATCCCTATCCGCCGGAGCTGCTGATCCTCATCACCTTTCTCGGTCTGTGCCTGATCGGCCTTGTCGTTTACCTGCTGGTGCGTCGGCTTGAGCACCGGTTGCGCGGCCTGGAAGCGGCGGCCACGCAGATTGCCCAGGGCAGCCTGGAAACCCGAGTGCCCGCAGCCGGCGCGGACTCGGTCGGGCGGCTGGCGTCGGCGTTCAACGGCATGGCCGAGCACCTGCAGCGCTCGCTGATGATCCAGCGCGAATTGGTCCGCGCGGTGTCCCACGAGCTGCGCACGCCGGTGGCGCGGTTGCGTTTCGGGCTGGAGATGATCAACGACGCCACGACCCCGGAAGCGCGGCATAAATACATGGTCGGCATGGACAGCGATATCCAGGACCTCGACAAGCTGGTCGACGAGATGCTCACCTACGCGCGCCTGGAGCAGGGCGCGCCGACCCTGAATTTCCAGCGCATCGACCTCGACGCCCTGATCGATCAGGTGATTGCCGAACTGGCGCCGCTGCGGCCGCACATCAGCGTCAGGCGCGGCGACTGCGTTGATGCGCTGCATCGTATTGGGTCCGACGAGACGCATTGGGTTGAGGCCGAACCGCGTTACTTGCACCGCGCGCTGCAGAATCTGGTGAGCAACGCCATGCGCCACGCCGAGTCGGAGGTGCGCATTGGTTATCAGATGAGTGAGGCGCGCTGTCGCATCGACATCGAGGATGACGGCCCCGGTGTACCGGAAAGTGCCTGGGAACGGATCTTCACGCCGTTCATGCGCCTGGACGACAGCCGCACCCGGGCGTCGGGCGGCCACGGGCTGGGGTTGTCGATTGTGCGCCGCATCATCCACTGGCATGGCGGGCGTGCGCTGATCGGGCGCAGCCAAACCCTGGGCGGTGCGTGTTTCAGCCTGGCCTGGCCGCGTCAGCAGGGGGACGCTTGA
- a CDS encoding response regulator — translation MQPQPWQVLIVEDDQRLAELTRDYLENNGLRVSLEGDGARAARRIIDEQPDLVILDLMLPGEDGLSICRKVRSHYDGPILMLTARTDDSDQIQGLDMGADDYVGKPVHPRVLLARIHALLRRSETVESPAQQQHRLEFGALVVDNTLREAWLNDQSVELTSAEFDLLWLLVANAGRILSREEIFTALRGVGYDGQDRSIDVRISKIRPRIGDDPDHPRLIKTVRNKGYLFVPHAATQLPSLKRGG, via the coding sequence GTGCAGCCACAACCCTGGCAGGTGCTGATCGTCGAGGATGACCAGCGGCTGGCCGAACTCACCCGCGACTACCTCGAAAACAACGGCCTGCGCGTGAGCCTGGAAGGGGACGGCGCGCGGGCGGCCCGGCGCATCATCGACGAGCAGCCGGATCTGGTGATCCTCGACCTCATGCTCCCCGGCGAAGACGGCCTGAGCATCTGTCGCAAGGTGCGCAGCCACTATGACGGCCCGATCCTGATGCTCACCGCGCGCACCGATGACAGCGACCAGATTCAGGGCCTGGACATGGGCGCCGACGATTACGTCGGCAAACCGGTGCATCCCCGGGTGCTGCTCGCGCGCATCCATGCGTTGTTAAGGCGCAGCGAAACCGTCGAGAGCCCCGCCCAGCAACAGCACCGTCTGGAATTCGGCGCGCTGGTGGTGGACAACACCTTGCGTGAAGCCTGGCTCAACGACCAGAGCGTTGAGCTGACCAGCGCCGAATTCGACCTGTTATGGCTGTTGGTCGCCAACGCCGGGCGCATTCTCTCTCGCGAAGAAATCTTTACGGCCCTGCGCGGCGTCGGCTATGACGGCCAGGACCGCTCCATCGACGTGCGCATTTCGAAAATCCGCCCGCGCATCGGTGACGACCCCGACCACCCGCGCCTGATCAAGACCGTGCGCAACAAGGGTTACCTGTTCGTGCCCCACGCCGCCACGCAACTGCCCTCCCTCAAGCGCGGCGGCTGA